In one window of Skermanella rosea DNA:
- the hisE gene encoding phosphoribosyl-ATP diphosphatase — protein MHDSFRRLYNSVLEHRELDPKKSRTAKLHQAGRAKMAQKVGEEAVEIVIEAVQDNHDGVVAESADLIYNLTVLWADMGITPDDIWEEMRRRENALGIAEKLPKSSDKPPAADEPVLVRKAV, from the coding sequence ATGCATGACTCGTTCAGACGTCTATACAACTCCGTGCTTGAGCACCGGGAACTCGACCCCAAGAAGTCGCGCACGGCGAAGCTCCATCAGGCTGGTCGGGCCAAGATGGCCCAGAAGGTGGGGGAGGAAGCGGTCGAGATCGTGATCGAGGCCGTCCAGGACAACCATGACGGCGTGGTGGCCGAGAGTGCCGACCTGATCTACAACCTGACCGTCCTGTGGGCCGATATGGGGATCACGCCTGACGACATCTGGGAGGAGATGCGGCGGCGCGAAAACGCCCTCGGCATCGCCGAGAAACTGCCGAAGAGTTCGGACAAGCCGCCCGCCGCCGATGAACCGGTCCTGGTGCGCAAGGCCGTTTGA
- a CDS encoding CYTH domain-containing protein has translation MSFEIERRFLVCQDIGGLCRDGDRIIQGYFSFDRQSRIRVRIRNDHAYLTIKGPRRGAVRSEFESDIPLPIAASMLSRLPRETLVEKVRYTVPYAGLIWEIDVFGGLNAGLVVAEVELSHPEQEVVLPHWVGREVTYDARYGNSSLSVEPISSWTQAA, from the coding sequence ATGTCATTCGAAATCGAAAGAAGATTCCTGGTCTGTCAGGATATCGGCGGGCTCTGCCGAGATGGCGACAGAATAATCCAGGGCTATTTTTCTTTCGACCGACAGTCCCGAATCAGAGTCCGTATCCGAAACGATCATGCATACCTGACCATCAAGGGCCCGAGGCGCGGCGCGGTCCGGTCGGAGTTCGAAAGCGACATCCCTTTGCCTATCGCAGCGTCCATGCTGTCACGGCTGCCGCGGGAAACACTGGTTGAAAAGGTCCGCTACACGGTCCCTTACGCCGGCCTGATATGGGAGATCGATGTATTCGGGGGGCTGAATGCCGGCCTCGTCGTGGCGGAAGTCGAGCTTTCCCATCCGGAGCAGGAAGTCGTCCTGCCCCACTGGGTTGGCCGGGAAGTCACCTACGACGCCCGCTATGGAAATTCCAGCCTCTCCGTCGAGCCCATTTCCAGTTGGACGCAAGCCGCCTGA